TGCCATTTGCTGTAGCTTGTGCATTGAGGTGAACTTGAGCATGGGGGAGAATTCGATCACCTCGGGGGCGATGTAGTCCGGTGTCCCACAGAAGGTGGAGGTCCGTGATTCATCCTGCATGTTCTCCTTGCACATGCCAAAGTCTGCTATCTTTATGTGGCCCTCGGAGTCCAGCAGCACGTTGTCCAGCTTCAGATCCCTGCAGGTACAAAGGATGATGGAATAGTCAAGgattcatcattttttttttgtgttccgcCGCTGCTCGCACTCAGAACCCACCTGTAAATGATTCCTTTGGAGTGTAAGAACTGGAGCCCACAGACGATCTCGGCCGCGTAGAAGCTGCAGGAAGGCAGAAAATCACGATCACGTTAATGTTCCGCTCTGGTGAGGAGCTAAAATGAGTCATGTGTTGGGACGGGACACGTACGTGGCCCTGCGCACGTCAAACTTGTGGCAGTTCTGGATGTGAAACATGAGATCGCCTCCGTTCAGATACTCCATTACGAAAAACAGGTTTTCCTGGACACAAGGACACACAGTTGACGCCGGGCGACGCATGGACGCTGGTGGGAGTTCCCTGTGGTCCGGGTGGGTGCGGTGGTGGTTACCTTGGTCTGGAAGGTGCAGTACAGCTGTGTGAGGAAGGGATTCTCCCAGGCCAGAGACAGCACCCTCCTCTCCACCATGGTGCACTCCACGTCATCGTCCATCAGGACCACGTCCTTTTTTAGCGCCTTCACAGCGTAGAACGTCCCACTTTTCCTCAGCTCCGCCAAAAACACCTgaggacagaaaggagagcTCAAGCTGCAGTAATTAACAATGCCCCTCTTCTTTCTGACCGATCACCTCCGCTACCTTTCCAAAGCTGCCTTTCCCCAGCATCTTGTGCAGGATAAAGTCGTCGAGGGTGAATTTGGGCTGGTCCTTCTTGGGGACGGCGTACAGAGGCTCCTCGTGCTCCGCCGCCTCGGTGACGGCCCCGCCGTTGCCGGCGGGCGCCTCCCAGGAGACgccctgcatctctgcaggaAGAGGCAGGTCAGCGAACAAACATGGGCCCAGAGACGTCCGCGCTCGCTTTGCTGGAGGGTAAAAAGAAGCCTTTCAACCTCTGCTTGCAGGTGCAGCCATGGCCGATAAAGCCGTCAACCCGGACGGCGCCCGGAGCATCCCCGGCTGGCCCACGCCCACCGGACCCTCTCGACCGATGATCTCCGAGTCTTTGGTGCTTTTGGCCTAGAAAGCGAAGGTAAGAATGACGGCTGTGGCGCTGGAAGGCAGAGTAGTCTTTCTAAAGGAGCCCCCTTTACACGGGTCCCATTGTGGTTCTGACCTGCTGCTTGCTCTCGATCATGGCCAGCGCCTCAGCCATCAGCTTCTGGTTGACCCCGCAGAGGTTAGCTACTTTCTTCTGGCACTTATGGTGGACGTTCATGCTGCATTCTGCAAACAGCCACATCAGCTTACCAAAATGTGAAATTCAACATTTTACCAGACCGAACCCTGGGCCCATCGGTCTCACAGAGCTGGAATTAatttcacctgctgctgagtatttggcagcagctgtggtttgttttcGGGTTCACTGCTTCGTCCACAGCTCAACGTGGAATTTACATATCTGCCGCCGTGGCAGCTGTTGAAACTACATCGCATTCTGCTGCGGAGGAGTTTCTCCGTCAAAACGTGCCCGGCGTATTAAGAAAGTCCTGCTCTCACCCTCACATTTGAGCCCCTGCCTGGCGAGGCCCCACAGGAGGGTCCCACAGTGCTCGCAGAACGTGGGGCTCTTGTAGTTGTAGACTCTGAACCTGTGGGGCATGTCGATCTTGAAGCGTTCCTTGTGGATCTGCAACACGTGGCGCAGCCATTCAGACGCCAGGCGTTAGGACAGAACGTGCTCTGAAAGCCAGTGGCTGGTGGCTCTTACTGTACCATGGTCTCCTTGCTGTTTATGGCTGAACCCGTGCATTTGGCGATGACTTTGTCTATGCATTTTTTGTGGATGGCTGCGTTGcactctgaaacacaaacagaccgCGTTGGACGCGTGGAAACGGGAGTGATGAAGCGTCTGCATCAGCAGGAGGCCACTCACGTCTGCACTGGTAGCCCTGCTTGTTGAGCCCCCTGCCGTGGACAAGACAGGCGAAATGAGTCAGAGGAACGGGGACCCGTCCGGGGGTTGGCGTCATTTGAATGTGCTACGTACCAGACGAACTCCTTGCAGACGGAGCAGAACGTGGGCTGGGGGAAGAACGTGGCGCTGAACTCGTGGCACTTGACGACGTGGACCTTGGCCTGTTTGATGGCGCCGCGGCGGTGGTGGAGGGCGAACAGGCTCTCGTGCTCCCGCTCGGACTCAGGGTCTCCCTCGGTCTGACCCGGCGTGTCTGAAAGGCACCGGGGGTCAAACAGATGCCAGACGCAGCTGCAGAGCTCGGCTTCCTCTCCTCAGCCCTAGGTTTCAGTTTACAACCGTTCGTGGATCGAGgagcatttttttttgttaaccGATGAGTCATCAGTTAATTGCTGgaaacacaactgaagcaacatcaTTTTCAACAACTAGCAGTCATTTCTATCAGCGGAACTAAACATCTGACTTAACTTCCTAGTACTAATAACTACAGCCCTTCACTGTGTGGTTCTTCTTATCTGCCTAGTTACTAGAAACGACCCATGACCTTTTACTACTGTACGTGATGATGGTTAAAGTACACGTAGATGAGCTCTCCTGAACCTGACTTGGACTTTTGCCCCCTTTGTACCATGTCTTTATCTGGACCACATGCACCGTTAGAGCAGGTCGTGCTGTGTTTGTAGCCGCAGAGGAACTTTACAGATCAGATTCGGGGTTAACAGTCGCTGTGCCACCTGTTGTTTCGAGCAACGATTTCCTATTAGCTGGCTCTAAATATAGAAACGAGCGATGGCTCCTTCCTATTCGTTCTGAGTGGCCTCTCAGGATCTTGGCACAGTGTTATTGCTGGATAAGTCGACCACAGAGCAACTATAATGTGAAACTACCGCTAATGTCAACATttcattgagtcataggcttagTTCATTGTGGCTGCCATAACTGATGGAGAGGTTCGGTTACTAACCGCTTTTCTCGAGGTAATATCTGGCCTCCATCAGGACTCGACCTTgaggcttcagctccagcttcggGGAAAAGAGTGGGAAACAGAAATTCAGCAGAAAGCCGCAAAATAGAGTGTTAAAAAAGGAAGGATGTGGACTCATGACGATGACGctcatgatgatgatgcataATCTGCGTTCCTGAGAAACTCCACGTCACCCCGTTTGACTGTGGTGACAGACAGCCGGCGCAAGCTGCTGAGAAAACATAGTCATCGGCTGCGTTTGGCCTGAATCATCCAGTTAGTCTTAAAATAAACGGAagtttctattattatttctatttctaacGATGACTGTGAGCTCACACTGCACATTTAAATATCCAAACGTCTAgtagtgaggaaaaaaaaaacagcaagctTTTGCCCCGactgagacacaaagacagagctCTGCGTGGTCTTTTGAACGACTAAGATGATCCACTGTCATTTAGCTGCATCTTGGAAGAAACAGGGCAGAGGATAAGAACCAATAGAACGTCCTTTCGCTTAATTACACCACCTTGAATAAACAGATAAATCTATTTCCTACAGTAAGTGATGAACAAACAGCTATCAgacctgtgctgctcctcatccagaCGCTGCCGGCTGATTTTCACCCGATCTAGCGTGCGAGGCAAACCTTACATACGGTATTTAAATGAACCTGTAGTTTTCACATGAgaagttcctgttttattgtgtcctCATACATGGTGAGCCTACAGTAGCACGATATGTCAGATGTGACTAGGTTGAACTGAGCAGAAGGCAGTAACTGCAGTATCTTTGCAGCGTGTGGGACCAGAGTGGGAGGGAGACAATCGACCACTTCTGGTTTTTCAGCTGGACCAGATTTTAATACAATTGTAAGGcttgtttcctctccactgtctgtcagtctgaggCATAGCTGTGTCGGAGCAATCCACGCTGCTGGTATAATCTGCTTATTTCAGCTATAGGACCTCAACATGCAGCGGTGCAGCGGTAGCAAAAAGAAAGGATTAGAGCTTTTAAACACTTGGTCTTTTGACCCAAACGCCAGTGGACGCATCTGGCCTCGGGCAGAGAAGCCGAGCAGCTGCTCGGCGgacgcaaacaaacaaacggttCTGACCCAGATCTCCAGCTTGCCGTTCTCCTTCTTGCAGCGCGTGGCCAGCGAGTCCAGCGCCACCGTGGCCTCGGACTTCAGCTCGGCCGTGCGGTCCTTCACCATCACGTGCATGATGCGGCCGCGGTGGATGTGGGCGTCGAAGGTGGTGCTCCACGGCGGGTACATGGTGGGCTTCTTCTGCTTGTACACCTGGCCCTTTTCTGTGCAGAACACGGGGGAGACGGCAGGTGTTAAACGCCGTAACAGAACGGATGGTGGACGTGCAGTTTAGA
Above is a window of Betta splendens chromosome 9, fBetSpl5.4, whole genome shotgun sequence DNA encoding:
- the prkcq gene encoding protein kinase C theta type: MSPFLRIGFSKFEMDPSLAYHEEVLNAYCAVYMKEAVDTEKGQVYKQKKPTMYPPWSTTFDAHIHRGRIMHVMVKDRTAELKSEATVALDSLATRCKKENGKLEIWLELKPQGRVLMEARYYLEKSDTPGQTEGDPESEREHESLFALHHRRGAIKQAKVHVVKCHEFSATFFPQPTFCSVCKEFVWGLNKQGYQCRQCNAAIHKKCIDKVIAKCTGSAINSKETMIHKERFKIDMPHRFRVYNYKSPTFCEHCGTLLWGLARQGLKCEECSMNVHHKCQKKVANLCGVNQKLMAEALAMIESKQQAKSTKDSEIIGREGPVGVGQPGMLRAPSGLTALSAMAAPASREMQGVSWEAPAGNGGAVTEAAEHEEPLYAVPKKDQPKFTLDDFILHKMLGKGSFGKVFLAELRKSGTFYAVKALKKDVVLMDDDVECTMVERRVLSLAWENPFLTQLYCTFQTKENLFFVMEYLNGGDLMFHIQNCHKFDVRRATFYAAEIVCGLQFLHSKGIIYRDLKLDNVLLDSEGHIKIADFGMCKENMQDESRTSTFCGTPDYIAPEILLGQKYNSSVDWWSFGVLLYEMLIGQSPFHGRDEEELFQSIRTDNPLYPRWLSKDARDILVKLFVREPEERLGVKGNIRLHKFFSSTDWSALEQRQVEAPFKPTITSPSDCSNFDKEFINEKPRLSCADRTLINSVDQTMFRNFSFVNPGINRVAAR